CGGCGGTGGAACGAGCGTGGTCGGCGGCCTCGACCCGATCCGCGGAGACTTCGGCGCGGTCATTTCGCTGGATCTGCGCCGCCTCACCGAACTGCATTCGCTCGACGAGGTCTCCGGCGAAGCCGAACTCGGCGCCGGGCTGACCGGTCCCGAGGCCGAACGCCTGCTCGGCGAACGCGGCTTCTCCCTCGGCCACTTCCCGCAGAGTTTCCAGTTCGCGACCATCGGCGGATTCGCCGCCACCCGCTCGTCGGGTCAAGATTCGGCGGGTTACGGCCGCTTCAACGACATGGTGCGCGGACTGCGCACGGTGACCCCGGCGGGCGTGCTCGACCTCGGCCGTGCCCCCGAGTCGGCCGCCGGTCCTGACCTGCGCCAGTTGATGATCGGTTCGGAAGGCGTGTTCGGGATCATCACCCGCGTGCGGGTCAAGGTGCACCCGGTGCCCGCGGCGACCCGCTATGAGGCGTGGTCGTTCCCGGATTTCGCGACCGGAGCCGACGCGCTGCGCGCCGTCGTGCAGACCGGTGCCGGGCCGACCGTCATCCGATTGTCCGACGAGGCCGAGACCGGGGTGAACCTGGCCACCACCGAGAACATCGGCGAAGAGCAGATCACCGGCGGCTGCCTGGCGATCACCGCGTTCGAGGGCACCGCGGCACACGTCGAGAGTCGCCATGCCGAAACGCGCGCAGTGCTGCAGGCCGCCGGTGGCACGTCGCTGGGTGAGGGGCCGGCCCGCGCCTGGGAGCACGGGCGGTTCAACGCGCCCTACCTTCGTGACTCGTTGCTGTCGGCCGGCGCCTTGTGCGAGACGCTGGAGACCGCGACCAATTGGTCGAACGTGCCCGCGCTCAAGGCGGCGGTCACCGAAGCGCTGACGAAATCTCTCGGCGAATCGGGTACACCGGCACTGGTGCTGTGCCACATTTCGCATGTGTATCCGACGGGAGCCTCGTTGTACTTCACGGTCGTCGCCGGGCAGCGCGGCAATCCGATCGAGCAGTGGCACGAGGCGAAAACGGCGGCTTCGGAGGCGATGATGCGCACCGGCGCCACCATCACCCACCACCACGCCGTCGGTGCCGATCACCGCCCGTGGATGCGCGACGAGGTCGGCGAGCTCGGCGTCCAGGTGCTGCGGGCCGTCAAGGCGACGTTGGATCCGGCCGGAATTCTCAACCCCGGCAAGCTGATTCCGTGACGGAGCTCGGCCGCGTCACGATGCTGACGAATCCGGCATCGGGGCACGGCAGTGCTCCGCACGCCGCCGAACGCGCCGTCGCACGGTTGCACAAGCGCGGCATCGACGTCGTCGCCATCGCGGGTACCGATGCCGAGCACGCGAGACGACTCGTCGAGGGTGCACTCGAACGCGGGATGGATGCGCTGGTCGTCGTCGGCGGTGACGGCATCGTCTCGCTTGCGCTGCAGGTACTTGCGCAGACCGACATCCCGCTGGGCATCATCCCGTCGGGCACCGGCAACGATCACGCTCGTGAATTCGGCATTCCGGCAAAGGATCCCGAGGCCGCGGCCGACGTCATCGTCGACGGCGTGGCCAAGACCGTCGACCTGGGTCGCATCAGGAGCATCGACGGCGCGCAGAAGTGGTTTGGCACCGTGATGGCCGCCGGCTTCGACTCACTGGTGACCGACAGGACCAACCGGATGAAGTGGCCGCACGGCCGCATGCGCTACAACGTCGCGATGGTCGCCGAGTTGTCCAAATTGCGGCTGCTGCCATTCAGCCTGACGTTCGACGGGCGCGAACTGGACACCGAATTGACGTTGGCCGCCTTCGGCAACACCAAGAGCTACGGCGGCGGCATGCTGATCTGCCCGAAAGCCGACCCCACTGACGGACTGCTGGACGTCACGATGGTGTCATCGGCGTCGCGCACGAAGCTGATCCGACTGTTCCCCACCGTATTCAAGGGCACGCACGTCGACCTCGACGAGGTCCGCACCGAGCGTGCCCGCACCATCACCGTCGACTCGCCGGGCATCAACGCCTACGCCGATGGCGAGTACGCCTGTCCGCTTCCCGTCGAGGTGTCGGCGGTGCCGGGCGCGCTGAAGATCCTGACGCCGGCCCCGTAGCGATTACCGCAGCGGGCAGTAGACCGCGAGGCTGATCCCGACGAACTGGTTCGCCTGACCCGGGTCCAGGCCGAACTCGCTGGAGATCCGCGATGCAATCAGATCGCGGGCCAGGCCGCTGGTAGAGGAATCGCAGGCCAGATTGCCCGCCGTGATGACGGCGGGTCCCGAAATCGGCAACCCGAGCCCGTCAAGCGCGCCGAACAGCGCGTCGGTAGCCGGTGATGCCGATGCGGTTGCAGCGGTGAGAAGCGCGCCGGTGGCGAAGGTCGCTGCGGTGAGTACGCGGATCGTGAACATTGTCGCCTCCTAGGGAGATGACGACAGTCTCAGCGATCTCGAAGTCGAAGGTGCAACTACTGCGAAATTTGCCGGTGAATCTTCGCGGCGCACCGACGACGTGCACACGCGGCTAGCCGACTCCCCGGCTCAGCCAGCTGACCTCGGCGGCGTCGCCGCCGTCACGGTAGGGCTCGAGCGCCTCGTCCCATGCGGTGCCGAGCACCGAATCGAGTTCGGCCGCCAACATGTCGGCCCCCGATTGCATCAACGTCCGAAGCCGCATCTCGCCGACCATCACGTCGCCGTTGGCGCTCATCGCGCCGCTCCACATGCCCAGTTGCGGGGTGTGGCACCAGCGATGACCGTCGACGCCTGCGCTGGGGTCCTCGGTGACTTCAAAGCGCAACACCGACCAGGACCGCAGTGCGTTCGCCAGGGCCGCCCCGGTGCCCACCGGCCCGATCCAGTTGGTGACGGCGCGCAGCTGCCCGGGCATGGCAGGCTGGGGCGTCCACTTCAGGTTTGCTCTCGCCGAAAGCGTCGACGACAGCGCCCACTCGACATGAGGGGCTACCGCCGCGGGAGAAGCATGGATGTACACCACGCCAGTCGCCGCGTCGGCGAATTGGTTCGCTGCACGCATTTGCTGCTCCTTCGGCTCCACGAGGGACGTCTTCCCCAAGCGACCTGGCGGTTCCGAATGATGTGCAAATGTATGTGTCGTGCGTGTCTATTGTGCCCTGTGAGGCGCCTGTTGCGCTAGTCTGCTTCGAATTCTCTCAGGATGGCATCAGATAGCGCGGGCCAGCGCGAATATGCCCAGTCGCCGAAATCGCGGTCAGTGAGCACCACGAGCGCTAGGTCAGCCCGCGGGTCCACCCACAAAAACGTCCCTGACTGGCCGAAATGCCCGTAGGTGGCGTCCGAGTTCGCCGAACCTGTCCAGTGCGGCGACTTGTCGTCCCTGATCTCGAAGCCCAGACCCCAGTCGTTGGGACGCTGCGTCCCGAAACCGGGCAGCACCCCCGACACGCCGGGAAACTGCACCTGGGTGGCCTCGGTGTGCATCTGTTCGGACACGGTCGAGGGGCGCAGCAGGTCGCCGGCGAAGGCGACGAGGTCAGCGACGGTCGAGGTGGCTCCGAATCCGGCCGCCTCGGCACCGCCCGCCAGCGTGGTGTCCGACAGGCCAAGCGGCTCGCACACCGCCTCGGTCAGGTACTGCGCGAACTCGATGTCTGCCGCCCGTTGAATCGTCTCGGCGAGCACCCCGAATCCGTAGTTCGAGTACACCCGGCGTTTGCCGGGCTCGGCCATCAGATCCGCCGAGTGCATCGAATAGCCGGACGTGTGTGCCAGCAGGTGACGCACCGTGGAACCGGGCGGGCCGGCTTCGGTGTCGAGGTCGACGGCGCCCTCCTCGACCGCGATCTGCGCGGCCCGGGCCACCAGCGGCTTGGTCACCGACGCCAACGTGAAGCGCTGCCGGACATCGCCGTGCTGGGCCAGGATTCCGGATGGTCCGACTACCGCGGCTGCGGCGGTCGGGACCGGCCACTCTTCGATCGCATCAAGCGCTGCCACATCAGCTAGCCTATTGGGCGCTCCACGCCTCGCAGATGGCCGCCACATGGCGCGCGTCGGTGCCGCAGCACCCGCCGAGCACCGTCACCGCGGGTAAGCGATCCCGCAGGGCGGCATGCCGCGCCCCGAGGTCGTCGGGGTCGCCCTCGTCGAGTTCGGTGGACTCGTCGAGTTCAGCGTGGCTCTTCGATGAGGCGTTCGCGCGCAGACCGACAAGCCGCGACCGCCACTCCCCGTCGTGGTCGAGCGCATCCGCGAAATGTGTCGGATGCGCACAGTTGACCATGAAATACGCTGCACCGCCGTCTGTTTCGGCATCAACCTGCTCGATCGCCTCGTGCAACGGCTGACCTGTCGGCAGCCGGCCATCGGTCTCGACAGTGAACGAGACCGCCGCCGGAATGCCCGCCGCGGCAGCGGCCCGCACCACACCGATTCCCTCTGCGGCATTGGTCATCGTGATCGCGGTGACCTGGTCGGCGGTCGTGTCGGCGAACGTCGCGATCTGGACCGCGTGATACCGCTCGGCATCCTCGGCCGTCATCGCGTCGCGCGGGTCATAGCCGTCGCCTCGCGGGCCCACGCAGCCGCTCACCACCGCGGTTAGACCCTGGGCTGTCGCCGCCGCACGGACCTCCTCGGCGAGCTCCACCGCCGAACGGTTCAGCGCGTCGAGCCGCTCGGGTGAGTATCCGAGCTGTGAAGCCCAGTCGGGATTGGCACGCCACGTTGGTGTTTCGATGACGAAGCCGGCGCCATGCCTGCGCGCGATCGCCAGGTACCCATCGTAGTAGCGCCGCAGCCGGTCCCGGGTGTCCGGACTGTCAAGCAACGGGAACGCCGCGAAGGCCGGCAGGTCGATGCCGTCATGGAAGACGAGTTCGGTTTCGAGTCCGCCGTCGGTCACGAACAGGCCGCCGCCCAGCTGAGGAAGGCTCCCGCGCCGGCTCATGATTTGCGCGCGATGTAGTAGTAGTTGAACGCGTCGGATTCGATCTCGCGGACCGTGACGTCCCCGAAGCCGGCATCGGCGAGCATCGACGTAGCCAGTTGCCGACCCCAACACGTGCCTAGCCCATCTCCGCCCAGACCCAGCGACACGCTCATGCAGTGCATCGTCGACACCGTGTAGAGGTACGTCGCCAACGGCACGCCGATATTGTCCTCCAGCCGAGTCGACGCCTTGATGTCGACCATCAACAACACGCCGCCCGGCCGCAGTGCGGAATAGATGTTCTGGAGCACCTGCGCCGGGTGGGCCTGGTCGTGAATCGCATCGAAAACCGTGATGACGTCATAGGTTTCGCTCATATCGAGCGCCGCCACATCCATGGCGGCGAACGTCGCGTTGGGCAGGTTCAGCCGTTGGGCTTCGGCCCGGCCGACGGCGAGGCCTTCGTCGGAGAAGTCGATGCCGGTGAAGCGACTTGCCGGAAACGCCTGTGCCATGACATTGATCGCGTGGCCACTGCCACAGCCGATGTCGGCCACGTCGGCGCCGGCGCGCAGCCGCTCGGGCAGGCCGTCAGCCATCGGCAGAATGACCTCGACGAGTGCGGCGTCGAACACCTCACCGCTCTCCTCGGCCATCAGCTTGTGAAAGCGTGGATAGTCGCTGTACGACAAACCACCGCCGTTGTGGAAGCAATCGACAACCTTCTGTTCCACCTCACCGAGCATCGGTATGAACTGCGCGACGCGGGCCAGATTGTCCGGACCCGCCGCCCGCGTCAGCACGGCCGCGCGGTGCCGCGGAAGGGTGTAGGTCTGCGTGGCCGGGTCGAACTCGACGACGCGGCCGGACACCACCCCACCCAGCCATTCCCGCACATAGCGTTCGTTGAGCCCGGCGGCGTCGGCGATTTGCGCGCTGGTGGCCGGTGGAAGTTCGGCCAGGGTGTCGAACAAATTGGTCTGATGCCCGATCGACAGCAGTATCGCCAGGCTGGCGCTGTCAATGGCACCCGCGATACGGCCGGCGAATTCTTCTGTGGTGTCGGTGAATTGCTGTTCTTCGATGGCGGTCATCCTGCTCCTTGAGGGGTGGTCGAGTGGTGATCACTTGAACTAAACGCGGGGCGCGCACCGCCCGCATCGGGCAAACGATGCATCTTTTCGGACACCCGTGTGGTGCATACGATGCAGTTGGTCATTGCAGGATGTCGTTGTCGTATGCCCACGCCACCGCGGCCGTGCGTGAGGAGACGTCGAGTTTGGCGTAGATGTTGGCCAGATGACGGCCGACCGTCTTCTCACTGATGCAGATCTGCTCGGCGACCTGTTTGTTGGTCGCGCCCCCGGCGATTCGCTGCAAAATCTGGATTTCGCGTTTGGTCAGACCCCGGGCTGTGCTGGTGACGCAGATCTGGGCCGGCTCGACTCCCAGCTGGGCGTAGATGTTCTCGGCGGTCGCCGAGTCCGCGGCGGCCAGCTGCTCGTCGCCCAGGCCCTTGTGCGCGAGGGCCATCCACTCGTAAATCTGCGCGGTCTCGTACCGAGATTGCTGAGTTCGATACTCGCGCAGCGCCGCTTCGAGCAATCCCAGTGCCCTCGCGTGCTGCCCCTGCTGTGTCAACAGCGCGCCGCGGGCATGTGCTGCCCACGCCCGGAATCCGGGGGTAGCGAACGCTTCGGCGCCGGATTCGAGTTCCGCACAGTATCTTTCGCCTTCGTCGAGGCTGCCACGTGCCAGCGCGACTTCGACCGACGCGCGCAACAATCGCATGCGGCCCGGCCGGTCGGCGCCGGCAAGCGCCAGCCGCAAATCGGTCCACGCGGTCTCGCGGTCACCCATCCGGCAACGCAGCAACGCCTCACCGGGTTGGGGCTCCACACCCAGTGACCGGGCGCGCGCGAAGGCCGCGAACGCACCATCGGCATCGCCGCGCAGCCGCCGCACCTCCCCCAACTGGAAGTACCCCTCACCGGCGGCCCAGGTGTTGACGTCCTCCAGCGCCCGGCTGGTCTCGGCAAGCCTGTCCTCGAGCTGGCGGTAGTCATCGGTGGCAGCCGACAGCTGCAGCCGATGCACATCGCAGACCCCGCCGTAGTTCGACGACCCCGCAAAGTCGTTGCACCAGCGCTCCATTGATTGGGTCCATGCCCTCATCCGCGGCAGGTCGGCCAGCCGATGACATTGGTTGAGGACGACGCAGTAGATGTCGCCCGCCCAGTCGATGGGCACCTCGTCGGCAAGGATCGGCAACATTGCCTCGTCGATCAGTCCGTACGCATCGGCCACCCGGGCCTCGCTGATCGCGGTCAGCGCCTCGGCGACCCGGCACAGCGCGTTGAGCGCGGGCATGTCCAGCCGCTGACAGACGTCTCGTAGCTTCTGCACCCGCGCGGCGAGCGCATCGCCGTCGGCCATCACCACGAGCGCCTCGAGATATGCCAGGTAGCCGTCGGTGGGCCCCTCGGGGGCGCCGTCGAGCAGTCGGCGTGCCCGGTTCATCCAGCCCTGCGCGATGACGAAGTCCCCGCGGGTGAACCACGCCAGGCCGAGTTCCACGGCTTTCATCGCCGCCGACGGCGGGTCGGTGCGCGACAACTGTCCGAAGACACGTTCGGCGATGCGCAGGGACTCCTTGCCGCGCCCCAGCTGCCACGCCGCAGTCGCCATCGCGTCGAGGTCGTCGGTACCCAGCGGCGTGTCCTCGCCTGCCCGGAAGAATGCCGAATAGGAGGCATGCCAGTCTCGGCGGACGTGCGCGGTGCGCGCCGTCAGCAGCAGGTCGCCGTGGGTGCCTACGCCGGTATCCATGTCAGTGAAGTACAACGGTATATCCGGGCGGAGAAGTTCAAATGCCCCTTCGGGCATGAATTAATTGAGAACGTTATGTTATCCCCATGACTCAGACGGTGCGGGGCGTGATTTCGCGTAAGAAGGGTGAGCCGGTCGAGGTGGTCGAGGTGGTCATCCCCGATCCGGGTGCCGGTGAGGTGGTGGTCGACATCATCGCCTGCGGGGTGTGCCATACCGATCTGACGTATCGCGAGGGCGGGATCAACGACGAGTTCCCCTTCCTGCTGGGTCATGAGGCGGCGGGCACGGTGGAGTCGGTCGGCGCGGGTGTGACGAACGTGGAGCCCGGCGACTTCGTGATCCTGAACTGGCGTGCGGTGTGTGGACAGTGCCGGGCGTGCAAGCGCGGTCGCCCACATTTGTGCTTTGACACATTCAACGCCGAGCAGCCGATGACCTTGACCGACGGCACCCCGTTGACGCCCGCGCTGGGCATCGGCGCCTTCGCAGACAAGACATTGGTGCACGAGGGCCAGTGCACGAAGGTCGATCCGGCCGCCGATCCCGCGGTGGCGGGCCTGTTGGGCTGCGGGGTGATGGCCGGTATCGGCGCGGCGATCAACACCGGCGCGGTCAACCGTGACGACACTGTGGCCGTGATCGGCTGCGGCGGTGTCGGTGATGCCGCGATCGCCGGTGCCGCCTTGGTCGGGGCGCGGCGGATCATCGCGGTGGACACCGACAACAAGAAGCTGGACTGGGCGCGCGGGTTCGGGGCCACGCACACCATCAACGCCAAAGAGCTCGACCCGGTGGCGACGATCCAGGATTTGACCGACGGCTTCGGCGCGGACGTGGTGATCGACGCGGTCGGTCGGCCCGAAACGTGGAAACAGGCGTTCTATGCCCGCGATCTGGCCGGAACCGTTGTCCTGGTCGGTGTTCCGACCCCGGACATGACATTGGAGATGCCGCTGATCGACTTCTTCTCCCGCGGCGGTTCACTTAAATCGTCGTGGTATGGCGACTGCCTGCCCGAGCGTGACTTCCCCACGTTGATCAGCCTTTACCTGCAAGGCAGGCTGCCGCTGGAGAAGTTCGTCTCCGAACGCATCGGTCTGGACGGTATCGAGGACGCATTCCACAAGATGCATGCCGGCTCCGAAGCAGACGCTGTGCTGCGCTCGGTGGTGATCCTGTGAGCGACAACATCTCCCGCGTGGTCACCCACGGCACCTTCGAACTCGACGGCGGATCCTGGGAAGTCGACAACAACATCTGGCTCGTCGGCGACGACAACGACGTCATCGTCTTCGACGCCGCCCACGACGCCGGGCCGATCGTCATGGCCGTCGGCGGCCGCAACGTGGTGGCAGTCGTTTGCACCCATGGGCACAATGACCACGTCACGGTCGCCCCTGAGCTGTCGGATGCGCTCGACGCGCCGGTGCTTCTGCATCCGGCCGACGACGTGCTGTGGCGAATGACTCACCCCGAGAGGGATTTCCGTACCGTCAGCGATGGCGAGACGCTCGCTGTCGGTGGCATCGAGCTGCACGCGCTGCACACTCCTGGACACTCGCCGGGCTCGGTGTGTTGGCATGCTCCCGCGTTGAACGCGGTCTTCAGCGGCGACACCCTGTTCCAGGGCGGCCCGGGGGCCACCGGACGGTCGTACTCGGACTTCCCCACGATCCTCTCGTCGATCTCGGGCCGGCTCGGGAAGCTGCCCGACGACACCGTCGTCTACACCGGACACGGCGACACCACCACCATCGGTGACGAGCTCGTGAATTACGACGACTGGGTCAAGCGCGGCAGCTGAGCGCGCCCCTTGCACCGCGACCGACCGTGTCTGTACGGCGACACTTCGGAAACTGACGTACAAAGGCGGTCGCTCGCGGCGATTAGGTTCCTCGGCCCTCGTCGAGAATGCGACGCTTCTTGGCCGCACGCGCGGACCACATCAACGAGACGGCGAGCTGCAGTAAGCCGAGTCCGAAGAGACCGCCGAACACGAACGGCAGCCATCCGCGGGAGCCGTCATGTCCGAATGCCATTCTGGGCGTGATGAACCCGTCGACAGACCCCTTGGCCTCGACCTGGTAGGTGCCCGCCTCCCGAACCTGAACCTTCCAGACCCGCACGCGCACATCGTTGTTGTGTGTCGTTGTGCCGCCGATGTCTTCGATGACCGTGGGCTCCGGCAGACCGGCGGTCGGGGTGATCCCGAAACTCAGATCGGGAATCGCGAAACCGCTCCTCGGATTGTCGGCCACCACGGTATGGAAGCTCACGGTCATCTCGCCAGCAGGAAGTTGCAGGCTCATGGAGCCCGGAATTGTCATCTCGCCGTACGCGTCGTACTCGTCGAGCACGAAGACGTTCAGGACAAGCGATGCCATGAAACCGACGAAAGACACGACCAACGTGAGAACAGAAACCACGATCGCGATCCGCGGCGCGCGCTTCATGGCCGAAAGTGTGTCACGACTTCGGCCGTATGTCTGTCACGCCTCGGTCTGTGCCGCCGCGCCGATCAGCCATGTCTGCAGACCCAATCGCAGGCCGTCGCTGAATCGCTGACCTGGATCGGGAAGCCCGATCTCTGCGATGGCGGCGCGCACTGGTTCGGTGGGCACCGAGAACGGATACGCGCCCGCTGTCAACATCAGCGACCCCTCGGCGAAGAACGCGGTGAACTCTTCAGGCAGCCAGGGCAGATGGCGGTGCACGAGGGCCGCCAATGCCGCGATCCGCCCCATCGCGCGCGCCTTGAAGTCGCGGGCGAACCGATGCGAGATGTTGCGTTCCAGCACCGAGGCCATCGACCCGAGAAGCTCGCCGAGCAGCGGGCGCGCCATCACCGAATCCGCGACGACGGTCGCAACCCGGATCTCGTTGGCGTAGCCCGATTTTCTGGCACGTGGCCGCCCCAGCCGACTCTCGACGTCAGCGAGCCACATCGTGAATTCCTCGTCGAGCACCTCGAGGAAGATCGCCTCGCGGCTGTCGAAATATCTCAGTACGTTCGACTTGGCCAGTCCGACCCGGTCCGAGAGTTCCCGCAAGCTGATGTCACCGACGGTCTTCTCGGCAAGCATGTCGCGCGCGACCTTCATGATCGCCATCCGGCGGGCCGCCATCTGCTCCGGCCGGCGAGCACGCTGGAAGGACGTCACAAGACAGCAACATTATCAGACCATCGGGCTCTTGTTATCAGACCAATGGTCCGTTACTGTTCGGTTATCCATCCGACGTAGAGGAGAAACTCATGGTCCGTGTGCGCACAGTGACGGTCCCCGATCAGTCCGGAAAGCTCGCGGTCGTCACCGGCGCCAACTCCGGGCTGGGGCTTGGCATCGCGACCCGGCTGGCCGCCGCGGGCGCCGACGTCGTCATGGCGATCCGCAACCGCGCGAAGGGCGAGGCCGCGATCGAGCAGATCCGCGCGACGGTCCCCGACGCCAAGCTGTCCATCAAGGCGCTCGACCTGTCCTCGCTGGCCAGCGTCAAGGCGCTCGGCGACGAACTGAACGCCGAGGGACGACCGATCGACCTCCTGATCAACAACGCAGGCATCATGCAGCCACCGCAGCGGGAAACCACCGCCGACGGATTCGAATTACAGTTCGGCTGTAACCATTTGGGCCACTTCGCGCTCACCGGTCATCTGCTGCCGCTGCTGCGTGCCGCCGACCAGCCGCGGGTGCACTCGTTGAGCAGTTCTGCAGCGCGCTTCGGCGGCATCCGGTTCGACGATCTGCAGTGGGAGAAGCGATACAACGCCACCCAGGCGTAGGCGCAGTCCAAGTCCGCGAACCTGATGTTCGCGATCGAGTTGGACCGCAGGAGTCGCCACGGCGGGTGGAACATCATGTCCAACGCGTCGCATCCCGGCTTGTGCAAGACCAACCTCCAGCTGAGCGGCCCCTCCCACGGTCAGGCCAACCCGACGCTGCTGGAACGCTTCTACCGCGTCAGCCGGACCGCGATGCCGTTCATGTGGCAGGAGATCGACGAGGGAATTCTGCCCAGCCTGTACGGCGCGACCGCCCCCGAGGCGCAGGGCGGCGCGTTCTACGGACCACGGGGCATCCTCGAACTGGCCGGCGGCGGCGTCACCGACGCCAAGATCCTCCCCCGCGCCAGTGACGAGGCCGACGGACGCAGGTTGTGGGCGATCTCGGAGCGACTGACTTCGGTGACCTATCCCGCGTAAGGGGACTACGGTCGTGGGTACGCCCCAGCTGCCCGTTGCCCACACGTCCCGGAGGTCGCGATGCCTGAGTCAAGCATCGTCGTGCGGCCTGAACCGATGGAGAGCGGTTCCTACACGGCCAGTTCCCGGCTTCAGGCCGCAGGACTGCCTGCGGCCATGGCGATATTCGAGAAGGCGGCCGACGCGGTACCGCTGCCCAAGCAACCAGGGCCGATCGTCGTCGCCGACTACGGCGCAGCCAACGGCCACAACTCTCTTCTGCCCATGTGCGCGGCTATCGCTGTGCTGCGCAAGCGAACCCGACACGACCATTCGATCCTGGTCGTCCACACCGACCTGCCGGACAACGACTTCACGGCATTGTTCAAGACACTCAGTGACGACCCGGACAGTTACCTGCGAAAAGATGCGGCGACATTCGCCTCGGCCGTGGGTCGCTCCTTTTACGCGCAGATCCTCCCGTCCAACAGCGTCAACCTGGGTTGGAGTTCGTGGGCGATCCAATGGCTCAGCCGCGTGCCCGCGCCGGTCCCCGACCACA
The sequence above is drawn from the Mycobacterium gallinarum genome and encodes:
- a CDS encoding SHOCT domain-containing protein; translation: MKRAPRIAIVVSVLTLVVSFVGFMASLVLNVFVLDEYDAYGEMTIPGSMSLQLPAGEMTVSFHTVVADNPRSGFAIPDLSFGITPTAGLPEPTVIEDIGGTTTHNNDVRVRVWKVQVREAGTYQVEAKGSVDGFITPRMAFGHDGSRGWLPFVFGGLFGLGLLQLAVSLMWSARAAKKRRILDEGRGT
- a CDS encoding MBL fold metallo-hydrolase, which encodes MSDNISRVVTHGTFELDGGSWEVDNNIWLVGDDNDVIVFDAAHDAGPIVMAVGGRNVVAVVCTHGHNDHVTVAPELSDALDAPVLLHPADDVLWRMTHPERDFRTVSDGETLAVGGIELHALHTPGHSPGSVCWHAPALNAVFSGDTLFQGGPGATGRSYSDFPTILSSISGRLGKLPDDTVVYTGHGDTTTIGDELVNYDDWVKRGS
- a CDS encoding TetR/AcrR family transcriptional regulator gives rise to the protein MTSFQRARRPEQMAARRMAIMKVARDMLAEKTVGDISLRELSDRVGLAKSNVLRYFDSREAIFLEVLDEEFTMWLADVESRLGRPRARKSGYANEIRVATVVADSVMARPLLGELLGSMASVLERNISHRFARDFKARAMGRIAALAALVHRHLPWLPEEFTAFFAEGSLMLTAGAYPFSVPTEPVRAAIAEIGLPDPGQRFSDGLRLGLQTWLIGAAAQTEA